GCACGAGCAACGAGGCCGCCTTCCTCTACCAGCTCTTCGTGCGGCGCTTCGGCACCAACAACCTGCCGGACTGCTCGAACATGTGCCACGAGTCGAGCGGCACCGCCCTGAACGAGACCGTCGGCATCGGCAAGGGCACGGTGACGCTCGAGGACTTCGAGAAGGCCCGGGTCATCGTCGTCATCGGGCAGAACCCGGGCACCAACCACCCGCGCATGCTCACGGCGCTCGAGGCCGCCAAGCACCAGGGCTGCCGCATCCTCAGCATCAACCCGCTGCCCGAGACGGGCCTGCAGCGCTTCAAGCACCCGCAGACGGTGCGCGGCGTGCTCGGCGGAGGCACGGCGCTCGCGGACCTGTTCCTCCAGGTGCGCATCAACGGGGACGTGGCCCTCCTGCAGGGCCTGGGCAAGGCGCTGCTCGAGCGCGAGGCGAAGCGGCCGGGCTCGGTGGTCGCGCGCGACTTCGTGGAGGGCCAGACGCTCGGCTTCGAGGCCTACGCGGCGCACCTCGCGGGCGTGTCCTGGGACGACGTGGTGGAGCAGAGCGGCATCCCCCGCGAGCAGATTGAAACGGCCGCGGACTGGCTCGCGGAGACGGACCAGGTCATCTGGTGCTGGGCCATGGGGCTCACCCAGCACCGCAACGCGGTGGGCAACATCCAGGAGCTCGTCAACCTGGCGCTCCTGCGCGGGAGCATCGGCAAGCCGGGCGCGGGCCTGTGCCCGGTGCGCGGCCACAGCAACGTGCAGGGGGATCGGACCATGGGCATCTGGGAGAAACCCCCGCCCGCGTTCCTCGACGCGCTGGAGCGGGAGTTCGGCTTCACCCCACCCCGGCACCATGGCCATGACGTGGTGGGCGCCATCCAGGCCATGCACGCCGGCGAGGTGAAGGTCTTCTTCGCCCTGGGGGGCAACTTCCTGTCGGCCACGCCCGACACGGAGCTCACCGCCGAGGCCCTGCGCCGCACCCGGCTCACCGTGCACGTGTCCACCAAGCTCAACCGGGCCCACCTCGTCACCGGGCGCCGGGCGCTCATCCTGCCCTGCCTGGGCCGCACCGAGCGCGACCTCCAGGCCGGCGGCCCCCAGTTCGTCACCGTGGAGAACTCCATGGGCGTGGTGCACGCCTCGCGCGGCACCCTGCCCCCCGCCTCCGAGCACCTGCTGAGCGAGCCCGTCCTGGTGGCCCGGCTCGCGCGCGCGGTGCTCGGGCCGGCGGATGCGCTTCCCTGGGAGTCGCTCGTGGAGGACTACGATCGGGTGCGCGACCTCATCGCGCGGACGATTCCCGGCTTCACGGACTTCAACCGCCGGGTGCGCGAGCGGGGAGGCTTCGCCCTGCCCAACGGCCCGCGCGAGGGCCGCTTCACCACCCGCGACGGCAAGGGGCATTTCACGGTGCACGAGATGCCGCGGCTGGCGCTGGAGCCGGGCCAGTTGCTGATGATGACCATCCGCACGCACGACCAGTACAACACCACGGTGTACGGGCTGCACGACCGCTACCGGGGCATCCACAACGGCCGGCGCGTGGTGCTGCTCAACGCCGAGGACATGAAGGAGTTGGGCGTGAAGGCCGGGCAGGAGGTGGACCTCACCAGCCACTTCGAGGGCCAGCGGCGCGTGGCGCGGAAGTTCGTCGTGGTGGCGTACGACATTCCCCGGCGGTGCGCCGCCACCTACTTCCCCGAGGCCAACGTGCTGGTGCCGCTGGGCAGCATGGCGGAGAAGAGCCGCACGCCGACGTCCAAGTCGGTCGTCATCAGCCTCGCCCCCTCCGTGGAGCTGCCCGCCCTGGCTTCTGGGGCCTGAGCCAACAGGCAAGCCCTCGGGTTGACTGGCCAACCCGAGGGCCCCGATGAGCAGACGGCCAGGCAGAGGGGGTTGAAACTTCAGAACTTGTTCTGCATTGTTTCAGCATGGCGACCCATGAGCTGACTTGGAGCGCTTTCCTTCGCGAGCCAACGAGCGTCGAACCGATGCTCGAAAAGGGCGACGTCCTCCTGAAGCGTCGTGATGGAGAGGCGCTCCGCCTCTCTCGGGAGTCCAGGGGCGCCAACACGCGGCAAGCGATAATCGATGCGGTGCGGCTCTTGAGGGCTGACCCATCCGCCGACCCCATCCGGGGATCAGACCGGGGTGTCACGAACCGCCTTCCCTGGACGCGCTTCCTTCCCGAGGAAGACCGGCTCACGTTCGTCACGGAATTCATCGACCACCTGGAGGCGTGTGCCGACCTCGGTGATTTCACCGCGCTCGGACGGCTCCTTGAGGAGTGGAAGAACACCGCGGCTGCATACGCGGACGGTGTTGCCCCTGCGCTGAAACGGCCCGTGAAAGCAGTGGGCGGTCGTGTACCCCGCCCAGGTCGGTAGGCGATGCCAAAGAGGGGAGATCGTGTTGCCCCACCGCCCAGGAGTGACGAGTGGGACATTCGCTTCGGCGATAGCGATGCGGTGGACGGGTGGAATGACCTTTGCGCGCAGGCACCTGGAGCCACCCGGGATGCCTACGACGCGATCGTCAAGAATCCGCGCGACGCATCCCGGCCCGGTCGTCAGCACCGGCTGAAAGGCTCGCTCGCCTCACGCAAGGTTGCTGGAGAGACGCTCGAGCAGTGGCAGTTCGAGGTCACCAGCGGTGGGCGCATCTGGTACTGCATCGATGATGAGCACAAGAGGGTAATCCTCGTGCTCGCATCAACGAAGCACCCAAAGGCGACCGAATAGCGCGCATCGAACGCCTAGCCGTTGTCCAGCAACCGCAGCACGATGCCCGTGATGTTGTCCGTCCCGCCCCGGTCATAGGCCCGGGCCACGAGCCGCTCGGCGATGTCCTGCGACGAGCCGCCCTGGGCCAGCAGCTCGACCATCATCTCCGGCGGCACGAGCTCGTACAGGCCATCACTGCACAGGAGCAGCACGTCGCCGGAGCTCAGCGGCACCCGGCCGCAATCCGGCTCCACGCTGTCCTCCATGCCCACCGCGCCCGTGAGCGAGTTGCGGTGGCGCAACGCGAAGGGCGTCTTCGTGTCGAGCCCCGCCGCCTCCATCTCCGCGATGACCGTGTGGTCGCGCGTGAGCCGCCGCACCGCCCCGTCGCGCACCAGGAAGGTGCGGCTGTCGCCGATGTTGCACACCACCGCCTCGTCCTCGAGCAGCAGCACCCCGGTGAGCGTCGAGGCCATCATGGACAGCTTGCCGCGCTGCTGGCCCCGCACCTCCTCATGCGCCAGCCGCACCGCATGGAGCAGGGTCTGCTCGGGGGTCTCGGCCTCGAGCGGGGCAGTGGCATCCTCCCGTGAGGCCAGGAAGTCCGTCACCGTGCGCAGCACGAGCTGGCTGGCCACTTCCCCGCCCTCGTGGCCGCCCAGGCCATCGGCGACCGCGAAGAAGCCCAGCTCGGGCCGCTGACAGAAGGAGTCCTCGTTGTTCGAGCGGCGGCCGATGTGGGTCGCGGCGCCACTATCGATTCGTGGTGTGACGGGCATTGAATGCCTTTTTAGACGAGATGATGGCCCTCAGGGGGCGGGAGCGACCGAGGGCTTCGACTGGGGGGCGGGGGCCGGGGGCTTGACGTCCGGCGCCGCGGGGGCAGGGGTCTCGGGAACCGCCAGCTTGGGGCCCGCGTCCCGCACGATGGTCCGGTACCAGGAGTCCGGGTACTTGGGATGGTTCACCTTGCCCGATTCGTCGCGCACGTTGCCGTCGATGTACTTCACCAGGAGCTGCTCGCCCAGCTTGCGCCAGCGCGTGTGCACCTTGCTGCCCTGCTGGCAGGAGTAGTCGGTGAGGTAGGCCCGCGCCTGCTCGGGCGAGCTCTTGTACAGCTCCAGCGCCGCCTTCTCGATGTCGCCCTGGTCGGCGAGGAACTGGCCCTCCAGCTCGCCTTGCGCCTTCCGCACGTCGACAATCATGTCGCTCCAGCGCCCGTAGGCCTGGTTGGACACCCAGTTGAACACCCAGAAGGAGGAGTCCCAGGAGAACTGGCCCCGGCTGGCCACGCCCTGGGCGAAGTTGTCCGGCGCGCGGCGCACGCCCGCGTAGACCGGCGTGTAGACGGTGGTGAAGGTGTCATCCACCCCGAACCACAGCACCCCGCCCACCGGCGCCGGCATCCAGGAGCGCATCTGCGCCACGAACGAGAAGCCCGTCTGCTGCGTGGAGATGGCGCGCTCGTGGACGTACTCCTTGCCATCCACCTTCCACGTCATCGGCCGCCAGCGGTAGGGCATCGCGTAGGGCCCCGCCCCCACGTCCTTGGACATGTCCAGCGGCGTGCCCTCGAAGTGGTCGCGCATCAGCCCCATCACGTCCTGCACCGACAGCTTGCGGTCCGGCTTCACCCACAGGGGCAGCCGCTTGTCCGGATGCGAGCCGTCCGCGTACTCCACCCCCAACCCGAGCGACGGCGCCGCGCGGCGGAAGATGCTCCACACGCGCCCCTCGGCGAAGCGGGTGCCGCCGAAGTCGAGCGGGTGGTAGGTGTCCGCGAAGCTGAAGTCCTTGTCCGCCCCGCTGAACCAGCCCTTCTCGCGCGCGAAGGAGATGACGTCCTTGGAGTACAGGACGTTGGCGGAATCGTTGAGCGGGAACTGGCGGATGCGCGCCTGGTTGGCGTGCGCGGAGATCGTCCCCTCGGGCAGCCGGCGGGCCACCCACACCGCCCCCTTCTGCCCCGCGCCCTTGCCAATCATCTCGAGGATCCACGCCTCCTTCGGGTCCGCGATGGAGAAGGACTCGCCCGTGGAGGCATAGCCGTACTCGGCCACCAGGTCCGTCATCACCTGGATGGCCTCCCGGGCCGTCTTCGCGCGCTCCAGCGCCGTGTAGA
This window of the Cystobacter ferrugineus genome carries:
- a CDS encoding FdhF/YdeP family oxidoreductase; the protein is MSRTAQSNEHGPTPSEPLPSAQPPIVPEPLRIGEPSSAAGGVPAVLSSMKHAWEEMGVARSTQTLLRVNQPHGFDCPGCAWPDPAHRSAFEFCENGAKAVAEEATTARVTPEFFQQWSLVDLAAQTDHWLGKQGRLTHPMVLREGATHYEPLSWDEAFALIASELHALGSPDEACFYTSGRTSNEAAFLYQLFVRRFGTNNLPDCSNMCHESSGTALNETVGIGKGTVTLEDFEKARVIVVIGQNPGTNHPRMLTALEAAKHQGCRILSINPLPETGLQRFKHPQTVRGVLGGGTALADLFLQVRINGDVALLQGLGKALLEREAKRPGSVVARDFVEGQTLGFEAYAAHLAGVSWDDVVEQSGIPREQIETAADWLAETDQVIWCWAMGLTQHRNAVGNIQELVNLALLRGSIGKPGAGLCPVRGHSNVQGDRTMGIWEKPPPAFLDALEREFGFTPPRHHGHDVVGAIQAMHAGEVKVFFALGGNFLSATPDTELTAEALRRTRLTVHVSTKLNRAHLVTGRRALILPCLGRTERDLQAGGPQFVTVENSMGVVHASRGTLPPASEHLLSEPVLVARLARAVLGPADALPWESLVEDYDRVRDLIARTIPGFTDFNRRVRERGGFALPNGPREGRFTTRDGKGHFTVHEMPRLALEPGQLLMMTIRTHDQYNTTVYGLHDRYRGIHNGRRVVLLNAEDMKELGVKAGQEVDLTSHFEGQRRVARKFVVVAYDIPRRCAATYFPEANVLVPLGSMAEKSRTPTSKSVVISLAPSVELPALASGA
- a CDS encoding PP2C family protein-serine/threonine phosphatase, which gives rise to MPVTPRIDSGAATHIGRRSNNEDSFCQRPELGFFAVADGLGGHEGGEVASQLVLRTVTDFLASREDATAPLEAETPEQTLLHAVRLAHEEVRGQQRGKLSMMASTLTGVLLLEDEAVVCNIGDSRTFLVRDGAVRRLTRDHTVIAEMEAAGLDTKTPFALRHRNSLTGAVGMEDSVEPDCGRVPLSSGDVLLLCSDGLYELVPPEMMVELLAQGGSSQDIAERLVARAYDRGGTDNITGIVLRLLDNG
- a CDS encoding dipeptidase, yielding MIRSFSKFLPPLAVAAGLAAPAALACTSLLVSKGASADGSTLITYAADSHELYGELYYTPARRNAPGAQRDIIEWDTGKFLGRIKEAPVTYSVVGNMNEHQLSISESTFTGRKELEGPAGLIDYGSLIYTALERAKTAREAIQVMTDLVAEYGYASTGESFSIADPKEAWILEMIGKGAGQKGAVWVARRLPEGTISAHANQARIRQFPLNDSANVLYSKDVISFAREKGWFSGADKDFSFADTYHPLDFGGTRFAEGRVWSIFRRAAPSLGLGVEYADGSHPDKRLPLWVKPDRKLSVQDVMGLMRDHFEGTPLDMSKDVGAGPYAMPYRWRPMTWKVDGKEYVHERAISTQQTGFSFVAQMRSWMPAPVGGVLWFGVDDTFTTVYTPVYAGVRRAPDNFAQGVASRGQFSWDSSFWVFNWVSNQAYGRWSDMIVDVRKAQGELEGQFLADQGDIEKAALELYKSSPEQARAYLTDYSCQQGSKVHTRWRKLGEQLLVKYIDGNVRDESGKVNHPKYPDSWYRTIVRDAGPKLAVPETPAPAAPDVKPPAPAPQSKPSVAPAP